The following proteins come from a genomic window of Mariniflexile sp. TRM1-10:
- a CDS encoding FGGY-family carbohydrate kinase — protein MIDVTAVFDIGKTNKKFFLFDKDYKEVYKEYTHFDEIEDEDGFPTENLAALQSWLKSVFENILKASEFNVKAINFSTYGASFVHINENGEVLTPLYNYTKPLDKSIVDSFLEKYGPREAFLKTTGCFDLSLLNSGLQLYWLKYSKPEVFKKIKYSLHLPQYLSYVFTGIPLSEYTSIGCHTALWDYTKKDYHEWVYKEELHHILPTIVSTETSVNMNYNGKRIKIGVGIHDSSSALLPYVRSVKKKFVLVSTGTWSITLNPFTDHPIIEDTHDKDSINYMRINGKPVKATRLFLGNEYKIQVSKLDKHFGVSQDYHRHVKFNYETYAEIIKDFEHMFKWESLTDSNMPKETKIPYTKFEDAYHQLMTELVLLQIKSIKDVIGSDSIKRLYIDGGFSDNDLYVKLLSHYFRNMKLRTTDSSLGSALGAAISISDTELNSKFLKKNYSLKKHVPFIIT, from the coding sequence ATGATAGACGTAACAGCTGTTTTTGATATTGGAAAAACAAATAAAAAATTCTTTCTTTTTGATAAAGATTATAAAGAAGTTTATAAAGAATATACACACTTTGATGAAATTGAAGATGAAGATGGTTTTCCTACCGAAAATCTAGCAGCGCTTCAAAGTTGGTTAAAAAGTGTTTTTGAAAACATTCTTAAAGCTTCCGAATTTAATGTGAAAGCCATCAATTTTTCAACCTATGGCGCTAGTTTTGTTCATATAAATGAAAACGGTGAAGTACTTACGCCACTTTACAACTATACCAAACCTTTAGACAAAAGCATTGTTGATTCTTTTCTAGAGAAATATGGCCCACGAGAAGCATTTCTTAAAACAACGGGCTGTTTTGATTTAAGTCTTTTAAATTCAGGGTTACAGCTCTATTGGCTAAAATATAGCAAACCTGAAGTGTTTAAAAAAATCAAATACTCGTTACACCTGCCACAATACCTAAGTTATGTTTTTACAGGCATCCCGTTAAGTGAATATACCAGTATTGGTTGCCATACGGCACTGTGGGATTACACAAAAAAGGACTACCACGAGTGGGTTTATAAAGAAGAGCTACATCACATACTACCAACTATTGTATCTACCGAAACCAGTGTTAACATGAACTACAATGGAAAACGCATTAAAATTGGTGTTGGCATTCACGATAGCTCTTCGGCTTTACTGCCTTATGTTAGAAGCGTAAAGAAAAAGTTTGTGCTCGTTTCTACCGGCACTTGGAGCATTACATTAAATCCTTTTACAGACCATCCCATTATTGAGGATACGCACGATAAAGATTCTATAAACTACATGCGAATCAATGGTAAACCTGTTAAGGCAACCCGCTTATTTTTAGGAAATGAATACAAAATTCAGGTTAGCAAATTAGATAAACATTTTGGCGTATCTCAAGATTACCACCGCCATGTAAAGTTTAATTATGAAACCTATGCCGAAATTATTAAAGATTTCGAACATATGTTTAAATGGGAAAGCTTAACCGATAGCAACATGCCCAAAGAAACCAAAATACCATATACCAAATTTGAAGACGCCTACCATCAACTAATGACGGAGTTGGTATTGCTTCAAATAAAAAGCATTAAAGATGTTATTGGTAGTGACTCTATAAAAAGATTATATATCGATGGTGGGTTTAGCGATAACGACCTTTATGTGAAATTACTATCACATTACTTTAGAAATATGAAATTAAGAACTACAGATTCTTCGTTGGGCTCTGCCTTAGGAGCTGCTATTTCAATTTCAGATACAGAATTGAATTCTAAATTCCTGAAGAAAAATTATTCATTAAAAAAACACGTGCCGTTCATTATTACCTAA
- a CDS encoding class II aldolase/adducin family protein: protein MSQRIKLVHPRDQITEIISRIYKRGMTTTSGGNISIIDDEGNIWVTPSAIDKGSIRPSDIICVKKDGTVIGKHKPSSEFPFHKAIYEARPDIRSVIHAHPPALVSFSIVRKIPNTNIISQAKHICGPIGYATYELPGSEQLGEVIADEFKKGYKAIIMENHGTVLGGSDLSDAFQRFETLEFCARTILYGSQIGTPNYLTDAQIDEFEAQVPSMIPEMEKTDYPSDELEKRLEICKIVQRACQQGLMISSYGTVSMRWRNNDFLISPTNVNRWDMDIEDIVQIKDGKREKGKTPSRATWIHEEIYKRNPNVNSIIMTQPPYLMSFGVTKTHLNVRTIPESWIFLQDIATVKYGDHFKTNKTSEFLNNCTTALIIENDSVMITGDKLLQTFDYLEVAEFSAKSIVLGNSLGKMVPINDDQVEDLRKKFLS from the coding sequence ATGTCACAAAGAATAAAATTAGTTCATCCACGCGACCAGATAACAGAAATTATTAGTCGGATTTACAAAAGAGGTATGACTACAACTTCTGGTGGAAATATTTCTATAATTGATGATGAAGGTAACATATGGGTAACACCTTCCGCCATTGATAAAGGTTCTATAAGACCCTCAGATATTATTTGTGTTAAAAAAGATGGCACTGTTATCGGCAAACATAAACCTTCATCCGAATTTCCTTTTCACAAAGCCATTTACGAAGCACGTCCAGACATCAGGTCTGTAATTCACGCACATCCGCCAGCATTGGTTTCTTTTAGTATTGTTCGTAAAATACCAAATACCAACATCATATCCCAAGCAAAACATATTTGCGGCCCCATTGGTTACGCTACTTACGAATTACCCGGAAGCGAACAATTAGGTGAAGTGATTGCTGACGAATTTAAAAAAGGCTACAAAGCCATTATTATGGAAAATCATGGAACCGTCTTAGGAGGAAGTGATTTATCTGATGCCTTTCAAAGGTTTGAAACTTTGGAATTTTGTGCACGCACTATTTTGTATGGCTCACAAATTGGCACACCAAATTATTTAACTGATGCTCAAATTGATGAATTTGAAGCCCAAGTACCCTCGATGATTCCAGAAATGGAAAAAACCGACTACCCGTCCGATGAGTTAGAAAAACGATTGGAAATCTGTAAAATTGTTCAACGTGCCTGTCAACAAGGGCTTATGATAAGTTCTTACGGAACCGTTTCGATGCGATGGCGAAACAACGATTTTTTAATCTCTCCAACAAACGTAAATCGTTGGGATATGGATATTGAAGATATCGTTCAAATAAAAGATGGTAAAAGGGAAAAAGGCAAAACACCTAGTAGAGCCACATGGATACATGAAGAAATTTACAAACGCAACCCCAATGTAAATTCTATTATTATGACACAACCACCGTATTTAATGTCATTTGGAGTGACAAAAACACACTTAAATGTGCGTACCATTCCTGAAAGCTGGATCTTTTTACAAGATATTGCTACTGTTAAATATGGTGACCATTTTAAAACCAATAAGACTTCTGAATTTTTAAATAATTGCACTACGGCTTTGATCATCGAAAATGACTCCGTAATGATTACAGGAGATAAATTGCTTCAAACATTTGATTATCTAGAAGTAGCCGAATTTAGTGCAAAATCTATAGTTTTAGGAAACTCTTTAGGAAAAATGGTGCCGATAAATGATGACCAAGTAGAAGACTTAAGAAAAAAGTTTTTATCGTAG
- a CDS encoding purine-cytosine permease family protein: protein MTQYHREEDMIEEITGGEFERTPVPQSKLKSWKSFLGMYAGEHAAGTEFMIGPLFLTAGVSAFDLIIGLLVGNLLAVLSWRYLTAEIAVKNRLTLYFQLEKICGKNLVTGYNIANGVLFCFLAGSMITVSATAVGIPFDMPMPKLTDTLPNGITWVVIVLVLGAVISIIAARGYDTVSKAANWMSPVIVIAFLACGVVALNQLGVSSFSQFWDIWGEGRDPFPGQIKYTFWHVVIWSWFANAAMHIGMSDLSVFRFAKKASSGWTTAAGMYVGHYMAWIAACLLYAVYLNSPEAQAFLSNGEAPPVAPGPLAYNAIGIFGIIAVVLAGWTTANPTIYRAGLAFQAIIPKLSTFWVTILAGTIATIAGLFPAFAMKLLDFVALYGFILAPVGAVIVFEHFFSKKYGVIKNYAEYANIKFNKSVLLAWAISFGIFYSISLQFDIFLSFVTLPTWLLCGVLFLVFSKQFQKK from the coding sequence ATGACACAATATCACAGAGAAGAAGATATGATAGAGGAGATTACAGGAGGTGAATTTGAAAGAACCCCTGTGCCGCAATCAAAATTAAAAAGCTGGAAAAGTTTTCTTGGCATGTATGCTGGCGAGCATGCCGCTGGTACCGAATTTATGATTGGCCCCTTATTTTTAACTGCGGGTGTTAGTGCTTTCGATTTAATTATCGGACTTCTAGTTGGAAATTTATTAGCCGTATTATCTTGGAGATACTTAACTGCTGAAATTGCTGTTAAAAACAGATTAACCCTCTATTTTCAACTGGAAAAAATATGTGGTAAAAACTTAGTTACTGGCTACAACATTGCCAATGGTGTTTTGTTTTGCTTTTTAGCAGGTTCTATGATAACCGTGTCGGCAACTGCTGTTGGTATTCCTTTTGATATGCCCATGCCTAAGTTAACAGATACACTCCCTAATGGTATTACTTGGGTTGTTATTGTACTTGTACTAGGTGCTGTAATATCCATTATAGCTGCTAGAGGTTACGATACGGTTTCAAAAGCTGCCAATTGGATGTCTCCTGTTATTGTAATTGCCTTTTTAGCCTGCGGTGTGGTAGCATTAAACCAATTGGGCGTTTCTAGCTTTTCTCAATTTTGGGATATTTGGGGTGAAGGCAGAGACCCATTTCCTGGGCAAATAAAATACACCTTTTGGCATGTTGTTATTTGGTCTTGGTTTGCCAATGCTGCTATGCATATTGGTATGTCCGATTTATCAGTATTCCGTTTTGCTAAAAAAGCAAGTTCGGGGTGGACAACCGCTGCAGGTATGTATGTAGGTCATTATATGGCGTGGATTGCTGCTTGTTTACTATATGCCGTTTATTTAAATTCACCTGAAGCTCAAGCCTTTTTATCAAACGGTGAAGCACCACCAGTAGCTCCCGGTCCGTTAGCTTATAACGCTATTGGTATTTTCGGAATTATTGCCGTTGTATTGGCCGGTTGGACAACTGCCAACCCAACCATTTACAGAGCTGGCTTAGCATTTCAAGCCATCATCCCTAAACTTTCTACGTTTTGGGTAACGATTTTAGCTGGAACTATTGCAACCATAGCGGGTTTATTTCCTGCCTTTGCCATGAAATTATTAGACTTCGTTGCGCTATATGGCTTTATATTAGCTCCAGTTGGAGCCGTTATTGTTTTTGAACATTTCTTTTCAAAAAAATATGGCGTCATTAAAAATTACGCAGAATACGCCAATATAAAATTCAATAAATCGGTATTACTGGCTTGGGCCATTAGCTTCGGTATATTTTATTCCATATCGCTTCAGTTTGATATTTTCTTATCGTTCGTAACATTACCCACCTGGTTATTATGTGGCGTGCTGTTCCTTGTTTTCAGTAAACAATTTCAAAAAAAGTAA
- a CDS encoding aldose 1-epimerase yields the protein MYTIKHILNTSNDLDFIEVENPEKVCYAKICVNQGASLQELKLDGKTIIEDLSPLTYNNTYASSILFPFANRIKDGKYTYDGKEFQFQINETGNNNALHGLVFNKTFQIVKQEQTEHFASITLLYNEDKESVGFPYTYSIQLEYIIKKDSVDVNVLVKNTDAKTFPFTLGWHPYFSSSDLFNSTLNFESNKQLVFDERCITTGIVDINNEPHFEIKDKKLDDCFILNSNQTQFNTPDYKLLISASSKENFLQIYTPPKVNTIAIEPTTGVSDSFNNNMGLQTLKPNEEYQVNWNLRLI from the coding sequence TTGTACACTATAAAACACATTTTAAATACATCTAATGATTTAGATTTTATTGAAGTTGAAAACCCAGAAAAAGTATGTTATGCAAAAATTTGCGTCAACCAAGGCGCCAGTTTACAGGAATTAAAACTTGATGGTAAAACCATTATTGAAGATTTATCCCCTTTAACATATAACAATACCTACGCATCGTCAATATTATTTCCGTTTGCTAACCGAATAAAAGATGGAAAATACACGTATGATGGTAAAGAATTTCAATTTCAAATTAATGAAACGGGCAACAACAATGCCTTACATGGTTTGGTTTTCAATAAAACATTCCAAATAGTTAAACAAGAACAAACTGAACATTTTGCTTCCATTACATTATTATATAATGAAGACAAGGAATCTGTCGGCTTTCCATACACCTACTCCATTCAGCTTGAATATATTATAAAAAAAGATTCGGTAGATGTTAATGTGTTAGTTAAAAATACTGATGCCAAAACATTTCCATTTACTCTTGGCTGGCATCCCTATTTTAGTAGCAGCGACTTATTTAATAGCACACTTAATTTTGAGAGCAACAAACAACTCGTTTTTGATGAGCGTTGTATAACTACTGGCATTGTCGATATTAACAATGAACCTCATTTTGAGATAAAAGACAAAAAATTAGATGATTGCTTTATTTTAAATTCCAACCAAACACAATTTAACACACCAGATTATAAGCTTTTAATAAGCGCTTCTTCCAAAGAGAATTTTTTACAAATTTATACGCCGCCAAAAGTGAATACGATTGCTATAGAACCAACTACAGGTGTATCAGACAGCTTTAACAACAACATGGGTTTACAAACCTTAAAACCTAATGAAGAGTATCAAGTAAATTGGAACCTTAGGTTAATATAA
- the galK gene encoding galactokinase, producing the protein MNSTLISKVKDSFINKFNANPLMIFSPGRINIIGEHTDYNDGFVFPAAVDKGIVAAFHKSDAKVSTAYAIDMNESITFELDKLKPSSEGSWENYVLGVVAEMQNKNKVVGNFNIAFSGDIPAGSGMSSSAALENSVVFGLNALFNLGLSKTEMILISQRAEHNYVGVNCGIMDQYASMFGIENNALLLDCRTVEATPFEINFKDHELILINTNVKHSLSDSAYNDRRSACENIASLLGIKALRDATEADLLTIKDQVTPENYQKALYVVQENNRAIKASQAMLDGDLETLGALIYGSHEGLSKQYKVSCDELDFLVEQAKLNAHILGARMMGGGFGGCTINLISKNAVEAFKTTVSKAYKAKFNKDCSIYAVKLSNGTHVIK; encoded by the coding sequence ATGAATTCAACATTAATTAGCAAAGTAAAAGATAGTTTCATTAATAAATTTAATGCCAACCCATTGATGATTTTTTCACCTGGAAGAATCAACATTATTGGCGAACATACCGATTATAACGATGGTTTTGTATTTCCAGCAGCAGTAGATAAAGGCATTGTTGCTGCGTTTCATAAAAGTGATGCCAAAGTATCTACAGCCTATGCCATTGACATGAACGAAAGTATAACGTTTGAATTAGACAAACTAAAACCCTCATCTGAAGGCAGTTGGGAAAACTATGTTTTGGGTGTTGTTGCCGAAATGCAAAACAAAAATAAAGTGGTTGGAAATTTTAACATTGCCTTCAGTGGTGATATTCCCGCGGGTTCTGGTATGTCTTCTTCGGCAGCCCTGGAAAATAGTGTGGTGTTTGGTTTAAACGCACTTTTTAATTTAGGATTGTCTAAAACCGAAATGATTCTAATCTCGCAAAGAGCCGAACATAATTATGTAGGTGTCAATTGTGGTATTATGGATCAATACGCCAGTATGTTTGGTATTGAAAACAATGCACTATTATTAGATTGCAGAACGGTAGAAGCGACACCATTTGAAATTAATTTTAAAGACCACGAACTTATTTTAATAAACACGAATGTAAAACATAGTTTATCTGATAGCGCTTATAACGATAGACGCTCAGCTTGTGAAAATATTGCTTCATTATTGGGCATCAAGGCATTAAGAGATGCAACCGAAGCCGATTTACTTACAATTAAAGACCAAGTTACGCCTGAAAACTATCAAAAAGCATTATATGTTGTTCAAGAAAACAATCGTGCCATAAAAGCGTCGCAAGCCATGCTTGATGGTGATTTAGAAACTTTAGGCGCTTTAATTTATGGTTCTCACGAGGGCTTGTCCAAACAGTACAAAGTAAGTTGTGACGAATTGGATTTTCTTGTAGAGCAAGCCAAATTAAACGCACATATTTTAGGTGCAAGAATGATGGGCGGTGGCTTTGGAGGCTGTACTATAAACTTGATTTCTAAAAATGCTGTGGAAGCTTTTAAAACAACTGTCTCTAAAGCTTATAAAGCTAAATTTAATAAGGACTGCTCCATCTATGCCGTTAAACTGTCTAACGGAACGCATGTAATTAAATAA
- a CDS encoding UDP-glucose--hexose-1-phosphate uridylyltransferase, translating into MNTDLQDYSHKRYNILTGEWVLVSPHRAKRPWQGQNEAVSNAVRPAYDASCYLCAGNTRINGEENPKYEDVFVFTNDFAALQTESKNFNVNDGLLIAQSEQGICKVICFSPDHSKSLADMDAKDIEKVVFAWQKEYAELGSNPLINYVQIFENKGAVMGCSNPHPHGQIWSQTTLPNEVDKKDQQQRAYYDKNKSSLLGDYIQQELTKQERIIFENDRFVVLVPFWAIWPFETMIVPKQQQQSISDLKGNDSFLFAEAISVITKAYDKLFNTSFPYSSGIHQAPTNGKDNNHWHWHMSFYPPLLRSATVKKFMVGYEMFGSPQRDITPEIAAQKLRELI; encoded by the coding sequence ATGAACACCGACTTACAAGATTATTCACATAAACGCTATAATATATTAACAGGTGAATGGGTTTTAGTATCACCACACCGAGCTAAACGCCCATGGCAGGGTCAAAACGAAGCTGTTTCCAACGCTGTTAGACCAGCTTACGATGCTAGTTGTTACTTATGCGCCGGAAACACCCGAATTAATGGCGAAGAAAACCCAAAATATGAAGACGTATTTGTTTTTACCAACGATTTTGCTGCGCTTCAAACAGAATCTAAAAACTTTAATGTCAATGATGGCTTATTAATTGCACAAAGCGAACAAGGCATCTGTAAAGTGATTTGCTTTAGTCCGGACCACTCTAAAAGTTTGGCCGATATGGATGCTAAGGATATTGAGAAAGTGGTTTTCGCATGGCAGAAAGAATACGCCGAACTTGGTAGCAATCCCCTTATAAATTACGTTCAGATTTTTGAAAACAAAGGCGCCGTTATGGGTTGTAGCAATCCACACCCACATGGCCAAATCTGGAGCCAAACCACGTTACCTAATGAAGTTGACAAAAAAGACCAACAACAACGTGCTTATTATGACAAAAATAAATCGAGCCTATTAGGTGACTACATTCAACAGGAATTAACAAAGCAAGAACGTATTATTTTTGAAAATGATAGGTTTGTGGTACTTGTTCCGTTTTGGGCCATTTGGCCTTTTGAAACCATGATCGTTCCTAAACAGCAGCAGCAAAGCATCTCAGATTTAAAAGGCAATGACTCATTCCTTTTTGCTGAAGCCATTTCTGTAATAACCAAAGCTTATGATAAATTGTTTAATACCTCATTTCCTTATTCCAGTGGGATTCATCAAGCACCAACCAACGGAAAAGATAACAACCATTGGCATTGGCACATGAGTTTTTATCCGCCTCTATTACGTAGCGCAACCGTAAAGAAATTTATGGTTGGTTACGAAATGTTTGGGTCGCCACAACGCGATATTACACCCGAAATTGCTGCCCAAAAATTAAGAGAACTTATATAG
- a CDS encoding acyl-CoA thioesterase: MQTFETTLVVTQNDLDELNHVNNIMYVEWVQDVAKAHWLKNASSKIIDDYHWIMLSHYIEYKSPALLNDVITLKTYVINSEGVTTTRMVEIYKDSDKLLAKSETTWCLINSQTKRPARITPEIMDLFS, from the coding sequence ATGCAAACTTTTGAAACGACCCTAGTAGTGACCCAAAACGATTTAGACGAACTTAACCATGTTAACAACATTATGTATGTAGAATGGGTACAAGATGTTGCCAAAGCCCATTGGCTGAAGAATGCATCATCAAAGATTATAGATGACTATCATTGGATCATGCTGTCCCATTACATAGAATACAAAAGTCCGGCATTGTTAAACGATGTTATTACACTTAAAACCTATGTAATAAATTCTGAAGGCGTTACAACAACCCGTATGGTTGAAATATATAAGGACTCCGATAAATTACTGGCAAAATCTGAAACCACTTGGTGTTTAATAAACAGCCAAACAAAACGTCCTGCACGAATTACTCCCGAAATAATGGATTTATTTAGCTAA
- a CDS encoding right-handed parallel beta-helix repeat-containing protein, which produces MKRSLYFLSTVVFLILWSSCRNDFEFSPNTGNLEFSKDTVYLDTVFTNIGSSTYNLKVYNRGNNDIMIPSIRLALGDASNYRLNVDGIAGKTFENIPILAKDSLFIFVETTIDITNFANLDGKFLYTDQIEFDAGSNLQKVELVTLVQDAVFIYPDRDNTTKVIETLKLDINGDTVETDIQGRELLPEELTFTNEKPYVIYGFAAVPSGETLTIEAGARVHFHSESGLIVSEGASLQVNGDVSSDPELLENEVIFESDRLEPDFANVSGQWGVIWLFDGSINNSINYATIKNATIGILCDGNPNIATEKLKITNSQIYNSSSFGILGRNTSITGENVVINNCGQSAFAGTFGGKYNFTHCTIANYWSGSREFPALLLNNFITDADDTAIVTDLTQANFNNCIIYGNDNPEILLDEIEDDAVVFNFKFTNCLIRFDSRNTNFTGANYDINDPTHYEGTIFNQDPHFKDANKNMLIIGEDSAAINKGLASFATQVPFDILNVNRTSAPDIGAYQHIVFPVED; this is translated from the coding sequence ATGAAGCGCAGTTTATACTTTCTATCCACAGTAGTTTTTTTAATACTTTGGAGTTCTTGCAGAAATGATTTTGAGTTTTCGCCAAATACCGGAAACCTTGAATTTTCAAAAGACACCGTTTATTTAGATACCGTTTTTACCAATATTGGCTCCAGCACCTATAATCTAAAAGTTTACAATAGAGGCAATAATGATATTATGATTCCTTCCATAAGGCTCGCCCTAGGAGATGCTTCCAACTACCGCTTAAACGTAGATGGTATTGCTGGAAAAACATTCGAAAACATCCCAATTCTAGCCAAAGACAGCTTGTTTATTTTTGTTGAAACAACCATAGATATTACTAATTTTGCGAATCTTGATGGCAAATTTTTATACACCGATCAAATAGAGTTTGATGCAGGCAGTAATCTTCAGAAAGTAGAACTTGTCACCTTGGTACAAGATGCTGTTTTTATTTATCCCGATAGAGACAACACCACAAAAGTTATAGAAACCCTTAAATTAGATATCAACGGCGACACCGTAGAAACCGATATTCAAGGGCGTGAATTGCTCCCCGAAGAACTGACTTTCACAAACGAAAAGCCTTATGTTATTTATGGTTTTGCTGCTGTACCAAGTGGTGAAACTTTAACTATTGAAGCTGGTGCGCGTGTGCATTTTCATTCAGAATCTGGACTTATTGTAAGCGAAGGTGCCTCTCTGCAAGTTAATGGTGATGTAAGCAGCGATCCCGAACTTTTAGAAAACGAAGTTATTTTTGAAAGCGACCGCTTGGAACCCGATTTTGCTAATGTTTCTGGACAATGGGGCGTTATTTGGTTGTTTGATGGCAGTATAAACAACAGTATAAACTACGCCACCATAAAAAATGCCACCATTGGTATTTTATGCGATGGTAATCCCAATATAGCTACCGAAAAATTAAAAATAACCAATTCGCAAATTTACAATTCCAGTAGTTTTGGCATTTTAGGACGAAACACCTCTATTACAGGCGAAAATGTGGTAATTAACAACTGTGGGCAATCGGCATTTGCTGGGACTTTTGGAGGTAAATACAATTTCACACATTGTACCATTGCCAATTATTGGAGTGGCTCTAGAGAATTCCCCGCGCTTTTATTGAATAATTTTATTACTGACGCTGATGACACTGCCATTGTAACCGATTTAACCCAAGCCAATTTCAACAATTGCATCATCTACGGAAACGACAATCCTGAGATTCTTTTAGATGAAATTGAAGACGACGCAGTTGTTTTCAACTTTAAATTTACCAATTGTCTCATTCGTTTTGATAGTCGAAACACGAATTTTACAGGTGCTAATTACGATATAAACGATCCCACACATTATGAGGGTACTATTTTTAATCAAGACCCACATTTTAAAGACGCTAATAAAAACATGCTTATAATAGGTGAAGATTCTGCTGCCATAAATAAAGGATTAGCAAGCTTTGCAACCCAAGTACCGTTTGATATTTTAAATGTAAACAGAACATCAGCACCCGATATTGGAGCTTATCAGCATATTGTTTTTCCTGTGGAGGATTAA
- a CDS encoding glycosyl-4,4'-diaponeurosporenoate acyltransferase CrtO family protein — MIKYLTFGISISVISWIVGMILNSILLKTEYYKKISNLNFIESKTLNKNIGIEYFKWIIKNTFFKFFNQKIKLENKKTELTEVRREMTIAEISHLIGFIFVTFIAIYKSVSHNYLFGLTIMVVNILMNLYPSLLQQENKRRIDKLIKRQVKTVVNNDGCTSP, encoded by the coding sequence ATGATTAAATATTTAACATTCGGAATATCTATATCTGTAATATCTTGGATAGTCGGAATGATATTGAATAGTATTCTCTTAAAAACTGAGTACTACAAAAAAATATCGAACCTCAATTTTATTGAGAGTAAAACCCTGAATAAAAATATTGGGATTGAATACTTTAAATGGATTATTAAAAATACCTTTTTCAAATTCTTTAATCAAAAAATAAAGTTAGAAAATAAAAAAACGGAGTTGACTGAAGTACGAAGAGAAATGACAATTGCTGAAATAAGCCATTTAATCGGATTTATTTTCGTGACTTTTATTGCTATATATAAGAGTGTTTCTCACAACTATTTATTTGGACTGACAATAATGGTTGTAAATATTTTAATGAATTTATATCCTTCACTATTACAGCAAGAAAACAAAAGACGAATTGACAAGCTGATTAAAAGACAAGTTAAAACTGTGGTTAATAACGATGGTTGCACAAGCCCATAA